One window of the Chitinophaga niabensis genome contains the following:
- a CDS encoding RNA polymerase sigma factor, whose translation MSATGTANSILIAQLNNSDDAAFEAVYHQYHQAIFANILRLVKQQHKAEDILQDVFITLWESRFKLTPQQSVSGWLFTTSYFKALEYLRRSVKENITLLSEEQYEFPDEDTDLEDNYQQKLSIITSVMELLPPRKRTAFQLCRVEGKSYEEAAAMLEISVESVRDYVKTSSIFIRKHILENNTGISFVGLYFINLYLHS comes from the coding sequence ATGTCAGCGACCGGAACAGCAAATAGCATCTTGATTGCTCAACTGAACAATAGTGATGATGCCGCATTTGAAGCTGTGTATCACCAATATCATCAGGCTATTTTTGCTAATATCTTACGATTGGTAAAACAGCAGCATAAAGCAGAAGATATTCTGCAGGATGTTTTTATCACCCTCTGGGAAAGTCGCTTTAAACTCACACCCCAGCAATCCGTTAGCGGCTGGCTGTTCACCACCAGCTATTTCAAAGCCCTGGAATACCTGCGCAGGTCCGTAAAGGAAAACATCACCTTATTATCTGAGGAACAATATGAATTCCCGGATGAGGATACAGACCTTGAAGACAACTATCAGCAAAAACTCTCCATTATCACCAGTGTAATGGAACTCTTACCGCCCCGTAAAAGAACCGCCTTTCAGTTATGCCGGGTAGAAGGCAAAAGTTATGAAGAAGCTGCGGCCATGCTGGAGATCTCCGTGGAATCCGTACGCGATTATGTAAAAACCTCCTCTATCTTCATCCGTAAACACATTCTTGAAAATAATACAGGTATATCCTTTGTGGGCCTGTATTTCATCAACCTGTACCTCCATTCCTGA
- a CDS encoding excinuclease ABC subunit UvrA — MDHIIIKGARENNLKNVSLNIPKKKITVFTGVSGSGKSSLVFDTIAAESQRQLNETFSAFIRHRLPHYGQPEADSLENLSAAIIIDQKRIGGNARSTVGTVTDIFTVIRLLFSRVGKPFVGYSNVFSFNHPQGMCPECEGLGTVATLDLESFFDKSRSLNSGAILFPGFSKESWRWSRYAYSGLFDNDKKLKDYTKEEWHNLLYADDLTLKNPDPRFPPTSKYEGIVPRFHRSYLNKESKEAKGEAFEKIVTRGTCPSCKGTRFNPEILSCKIGKYNIADFAAMQVSDLRNVIAAIKEPLAATMVSAINERLKHMVDIGLGYLFLNRETASLSGGESQRIKMIKHLGSSLTDMTYIFDEPSIGLHPKDVHQLNELLQLLRDKGNTVLVVEHDPDVIVVADHIVDMGPKAGSNGGTVVFEGTLKGLTKSNTLTGKFLSRRNPLKETPRTPNGYLQIKNATLHNLQHVNVKIPKGVMTVVTGVAGSGKSSLINGVLPKIYPETLCIDQSAISGSKRSNPATYTGIFDVIRNLFAKKNRVSNSLFSYNGGGACPECRGIGSVTIDLAFMDPITSICESCNGKRYREEVLKYQLRGKNIWEVLKLTVADAKDFFQEPDIQPVLQKLYEVGLDYITLGQPLSSLSGGERQRIKLAAELENTGQIYVLDEPTTGLHMSDVDRLMGILNKLVDNGSTLIVIEHNLDVVSQADWVIDMGPGAGKEGGKVIFEGTPTQLVQDKISATGVFLAKQLKFTF, encoded by the coding sequence ATGGACCACATCATCATAAAAGGCGCAAGGGAAAACAACCTGAAGAACGTTTCACTGAATATTCCCAAAAAGAAGATCACGGTATTTACGGGTGTTTCAGGTTCCGGTAAATCATCGCTGGTATTTGATACCATCGCTGCAGAATCACAGCGCCAGCTGAATGAAACTTTCTCCGCTTTTATACGCCATCGCCTGCCGCATTATGGCCAGCCGGAAGCAGATTCCCTGGAAAATCTCTCCGCCGCCATTATCATCGATCAGAAACGTATAGGCGGCAATGCCCGTTCTACAGTAGGTACGGTAACGGATATCTTTACGGTGATCAGGCTTTTGTTCTCCCGTGTTGGTAAACCATTTGTGGGGTATTCCAATGTTTTCTCCTTTAACCATCCACAGGGTATGTGCCCGGAATGCGAAGGTTTGGGTACTGTAGCTACCCTTGATCTGGAATCCTTCTTTGATAAGTCCAGGTCGCTCAACAGTGGCGCCATCCTTTTCCCCGGTTTCTCCAAAGAAAGCTGGCGCTGGTCACGTTATGCCTATTCCGGTTTGTTTGATAATGATAAAAAGCTGAAGGATTATACGAAGGAAGAATGGCACAACTTATTATATGCAGATGATCTTACGCTAAAGAACCCTGACCCGCGTTTTCCACCAACTTCAAAATATGAAGGCATTGTACCACGGTTTCACAGGAGTTACCTGAACAAAGAAAGCAAAGAAGCCAAAGGAGAGGCGTTTGAAAAGATTGTTACACGTGGTACCTGTCCTTCCTGCAAAGGCACCCGCTTTAACCCGGAGATCCTCAGTTGTAAAATAGGTAAATACAATATTGCAGATTTTGCGGCCATGCAGGTCTCTGACCTGCGCAATGTAATAGCCGCTATCAAAGAACCGCTGGCTGCCACCATGGTGTCTGCCATCAATGAACGCCTGAAACACATGGTAGATATCGGGCTGGGATACCTGTTCCTGAACCGGGAAACAGCCAGCCTTTCCGGCGGAGAATCGCAACGGATCAAAATGATCAAACACCTGGGCAGCAGCCTCACGGATATGACTTATATCTTTGATGAACCCAGTATTGGCCTGCATCCCAAAGATGTACACCAGTTGAATGAACTCCTGCAATTGCTCAGGGATAAAGGGAACACCGTACTGGTAGTGGAACATGATCCGGATGTGATAGTAGTAGCAGATCATATTGTGGATATGGGCCCGAAAGCCGGCAGCAATGGAGGAACGGTGGTGTTCGAAGGAACGCTCAAAGGCCTGACGAAAAGCAATACCTTAACCGGTAAATTCCTTTCCCGCCGCAACCCGCTGAAAGAAACACCCCGAACTCCCAATGGCTACCTGCAGATAAAGAACGCTACACTGCATAACCTTCAGCACGTGAACGTGAAAATACCCAAAGGGGTAATGACGGTGGTAACAGGTGTGGCGGGATCCGGTAAAAGCAGCCTGATTAACGGCGTTTTGCCAAAAATATATCCTGAGACCCTTTGTATTGATCAATCGGCTATATCAGGCTCTAAACGTTCTAATCCGGCTACTTACACCGGCATCTTTGATGTCATCAGAAACCTCTTTGCAAAAAAGAACAGGGTGAGCAATTCCTTATTCAGTTACAATGGGGGAGGTGCCTGCCCGGAATGCAGGGGAATTGGTTCGGTAACAATAGACCTGGCTTTTATGGATCCCATCACCAGTATCTGCGAATCCTGTAACGGTAAACGATACAGGGAAGAAGTGCTGAAATACCAGCTGAGAGGAAAGAATATCTGGGAAGTATTGAAGCTCACCGTAGCAGATGCAAAGGATTTCTTCCAGGAGCCGGATATTCAACCGGTATTACAGAAGTTGTATGAAGTAGGCCTGGATTATATTACACTGGGCCAGCCCCTCAGTTCTTTATCGGGCGGGGAACGGCAGCGTATCAAGTTAGCCGCAGAACTGGAAAATACCGGCCAGATCTATGTGCTGGACGAACCCACCACCGGCCTGCACATGAGTGATGTGGACAGATTGATGGGTATACTCAACAAACTGGTGGACAATGGCAGCACATTGATCGTCATTGAACACAACCTGGATGTGGTGAGCCAGGCGGATTGGGTGATAGATATGGGACCGGGTGCAGGCAAGGAAGGCGGTAAGGTAATATTTGAAGGCACACCCACGCAGCTTGTTCAGGATAAGATCTCTGCCACCGGGGTATTCCTCGCCAAACAACTGAAGTTTACATTTTAA
- a CDS encoding FecR family protein, whose translation MEQLQSLIGKYWDGTATSEEKQQLLKLLSTDEAGLKEWLAQRYEKDLEENTTSLSPERSLELLQQIRQRKAPVKNVSSFGWMRYAATILLIAGAGWLAVTLFRNTGTQQVQQASAIKAGIQLKQVANTGNVPKTILLPDSSVIALQANSIISYYEPFDNTQRNISLTGKAMFTVVGDPQRPFTVYANGIATIALGTRFMVSTLEQKVDVRLYEGKVMVRSTDKSFIMKDVYLKPGQQINIDIAEKQSEVSGKDEKEHEHTEGLVFRQTPLQQVFNKLSARYNVRIVSNATEMKGLVFTGTFAETDSLQNILSVIAGLNNLSILQEEEKIIIKK comes from the coding sequence ATGGAGCAACTACAATCACTTATAGGAAAGTATTGGGATGGCACAGCCACATCAGAAGAAAAGCAGCAACTGCTGAAGCTGTTATCAACAGATGAGGCAGGGTTGAAAGAATGGTTAGCGCAGCGGTATGAAAAAGACCTGGAAGAAAATACAACCAGTCTTTCCCCGGAACGGTCATTGGAATTGCTGCAGCAGATCAGGCAGCGGAAAGCACCTGTAAAGAACGTATCATCCTTTGGATGGATGCGTTATGCAGCAACCATTTTGCTGATAGCCGGGGCAGGCTGGCTGGCAGTGACCTTATTCAGGAATACCGGCACACAGCAGGTACAGCAGGCATCTGCCATAAAAGCAGGCATACAGTTAAAGCAAGTGGCCAACACAGGCAATGTGCCTAAGACCATCCTGTTACCGGATAGTTCTGTAATCGCCCTCCAGGCAAACAGTATTATCTCATATTATGAACCTTTTGATAATACACAGCGGAACATCAGCCTGACAGGAAAAGCCATGTTCACCGTTGTGGGAGATCCGCAAAGGCCCTTTACGGTATATGCAAATGGTATTGCCACCATAGCACTGGGTACCCGCTTTATGGTGAGCACATTAGAGCAGAAAGTGGATGTAAGGTTATATGAAGGAAAAGTGATGGTACGCTCCACAGATAAAAGTTTTATCATGAAGGATGTGTATCTCAAACCCGGGCAGCAGATCAATATCGATATCGCAGAAAAACAGAGTGAAGTCAGCGGAAAAGATGAAAAGGAGCATGAACACACAGAAGGCCTGGTATTCAGGCAAACACCGCTGCAACAGGTATTTAATAAATTGAGCGCAAGATACAATGTAAGGATCGTCAGCAATGCTACGGAAATGAAGGGGCTGGTATTCACCGGTACATTTGCAGAAACAGACAGTCTGCAAAACATCCTTTCCGTTATAGCAGGATTAAACAATCTCTCCATACTACAGGAGGAAGAAAAGATCATTATTAAAAAATAA